In one window of Coffea eugenioides isolate CCC68of unplaced genomic scaffold, Ceug_1.0 ScVebR1_1592;HRSCAF=2468, whole genome shotgun sequence DNA:
- the LOC113755579 gene encoding rhodanese-like domain-containing protein 10, translating into MAIQLTLQLQGSSLKCEHDKEPKLPVFTNSRRLKRIRVNAVSGKALQLIQSGEVRPILPKDAAAVIESEGYALLDVRPEWERQKARVAGSVHVPLFVKDMDNSPITLLKKWVHFGYIGLWTGQDLTMINPDFVKQVERELPDKDAKIILACGEGLRSMMAASRLHGEGYKNLAWLAGGFSRAADNDFSAVEGTEKLQFATIGGVSYYFLKLLILLQAVGKES; encoded by the exons ATGGCAATTCAACTGACCCTGCAGCTCCAGGGTTCCTCTCTGAAGTGCGAGCATGACAAAGAGCCCAAGTTACCAGTCTTCACCAACTCTCGACGTTTGAAAAGAATTAGAGTGAATGCAGTTTCCGGGAAGGCTCTGCAGCTGATACAGTCAGGCGAAGTGCGTCCCATATTGCCAAAAGATGCTGCCGCGGTCATAGAGTCGGAAGGCTATGCATTGCTGGACGTTAGGCCGGAGTGGGAGAGACAGAAGGCACGCGTTGCAGGGTCAGTTCATGTGCCGTTGTTTGTCAAGGACATGGACAACAGCCCTATAACTCTCCTCAAGAAGTGGGTACATTTTGGCTACATCGGACTCTGGACCGGCCAAGACTTGACCATGATTAATCCCGACTTTGTCAAGCAAGTGGAGAGAGAACTTCCTGATAAGGATGCCAAGATTATCTTAGCATGTGGAGAAGGTCTAAG GTCTATGATGGCCGCTTCAAGATTACATGGAGAAGGATACAAGAACTTGGCATGGTTGGCGGGGGGATTTAGTCGTGCCGCAGATAATGATTTCTCGGCAGTTGAAGGAACTGAGAAGCTGCAATTTGCTACGATAGGGGGTGTCTCGTACTACTTTCTTAAATTACTTATTCTATTACAAGCTGTGGGAAAAGAAAGTTAA
- the LOC113755578 gene encoding phosphoinositide phospholipase C 2-like isoform X1: MSKQAYKVCCCFRRRFKFREAEAPDEIKALFGRYSENGLMTVDHLHKFLKEVQGEETVTMEEAESAMESIIKDLKHLHVFHRKVLNLEAFFRYLFGDANYPLISSNKVHHDMTAPLSHYFVYTSHNSYLTGNQISSDCSDVPIIKALEKGVRVIELDMWPNSTKDNVDIYHGRTLTTPVDLIKCLSSIRKHAFVASEFPVILTLEDHLTPDLQAKVAEMVTRTFGDVLFSSGSECSSEFPSPESLKRKIIISTKPPKEYLETKSIKERDDHSRKAKNLSEEEAWGKEVSDIADHLKIRNELQNEPDDGEFQDEEDAHEDIQELQQNAAPKYKNLIAIHARKRKGGIKDWLKIDPNNVTRISLSEEKFEKAVLSHGGDIVRFTQRNLLRIFPKAMRLDSSNYNPLIGWTHGAQMVALNMQGYGRYLWLMQGLFRANGGCGYVKKPDILLQIGPHNEVFDPKRALPVKKTLKVKVYMGDGWNLDFHHTHFDMYSPPDFYVKVGIAGVSDDSAVKKTKIVEDNWVPTWEEEFEFQLRVPELALLRIEVHEYDMSEKDDFGGQTCLPVSELREGIRGVPLYNQKGEKYKSVKLLMRFDFL; encoded by the exons ATGTCAAAGCAAGCTTACAAGGTATGTTGCTGCTTCCGAAGGAGATTCAAGTTCAGAGAAGCTGAAGCGCCTGATGAGATCAAAGCTTTGTTTGGGAGGTACTCAGAAAATGGTCTGATGACGGTTGATCACCTGCACAAGTTCTTGAAGGAGGTCCAGGGTGAAGAGACGGTCACCATGGAAGAAGCAGAATCTGCAATGGAATCCATCATCAAAGACCTCAAACATCTCCACGTCTTCCACCGCAAAGTTCTCAACCTGGAAGCCTTCTTTCGGTACCTCTTCGGTGATGCTAATTACCCTCTCATCTCCTCCAATAAG GTGCACCATGACATGACTGCTCCGCTGTCGCATTATTTCGTGTATACGAGTCACAATTCCTACCTGACGGGAAACCAAATCAGTAGCGATTGCAGTGATGTCCCGATTATAAAAGCACTGGAGAAAGGCGTAAGAGTTATTGAGTTAGATATGTGGCCGAATTCCACTAAAGACAATGTGGATATCTATCATGGGAG GACGCTAACAACACCAGTGGATCTTATCAAGTGTTTAAGTTCGATAAGGAAGCATGCTTTTGTTGCGTCTGAGTTTCCAGTAATTTTAACTCTAGAGGACCATCTCACTCCAGATCTTCAAGCTAAAGTAGCAGAG ATGGTCACCCGCACATTTGGAGATGTACTCTTCTCCTCGGGGTCCGAGTGCTCCTCGGAATTCCCCTCTCCAGAGTCCCTGAAGAGAAAAATTATCATTTCAACGAAGCCCCCAAAGGAGTATCTTGAAACTAAGAGCATAAAGGAGAGAGATGATCACTCTCGCAAGGCAAAAAATTTGTCAGAAGAAGAAGCCTGGGGAAAGGAAGTCTCAGATATTGCAGATCACTTAAAAATCCGCAATGAG CTGCAGAACGAACCAGATGATGGAGAATTTCAAGATGAGGAAGATGCTCATGAAGATATTCAAGAGCTCCAGCAAAATGCAGCACCAAAGTACAAGAATCTAATTGCAATCCATGCACGAAAGAGAAAAGGTGGGATCAAAGACTGGCTGAAGATAGATCCTAACAATGTTACACGTATCAGCTTGAGTgaagaaaagtttgaaaaagCCGTATTATCTCATGGAGGAGATATTGTCAG GTTCACTCAGAGAAACTTGCTGAGAATATTTCCAAAAGCTATGCGGCTTGACTCCTCAAATTACAATCCCCTAATCGGTTGGACACATGGAGCTCAAATGGTCGCACTCAATATGCAG GGATATGGCAGGTACCTTTGGCTGATGCAAGGATTGTTCAGAGCAAATGGTGGGTGTGGCTATGTGAAAAAACCAGATATTCTACTGCAGATTGGTCCGCACAATGAGGTATTTGATCCTAAAAGGGCTTTGCCTGTGAAGAAGACTTTAAAG GTTAAAGTTTATATGGGTGATGGATGGAATTTGGACTTCCATCACACACATTTCGACATGTATTCTCCGCCTGACTTTTATGTGAAG GTTGGAATTGCTGGAGTTTCTGATGATTCAGCTGTTAAGAAGACCAAGATAGTGGAAGACAACTGGGTTCCGACATGGGAAGAAGAGTTTGAGTTCCAGTTGAGGGTTCCAGAACTTGCATTGCTCCGGATTGAAGTTCACGAGTATGATATGTCAGAGAAGGATGATTTTGGAGGCCAAACCTGTCTTCCTGTTTCAGAGTTGAGAGAAGGAATCCGTGGTGTACCTCTTTACAATCAGAAGGGAGAAAAATACAAATCCGTGAAATTGCTCATGCGCTTTGATTTTCTGTGA
- the LOC113755578 gene encoding phosphoinositide phospholipase C 2-like isoform X2, whose translation MSKQAYKVCCCFRRRFKFREAEAPDEIKALFGRYSENGLMTVDHLHKFLKEVQGEETVTMEEAESAMESIIKDLKHLHVFHRKVLNLEAFFRYLFGDANYPLISSNKVHHDMTAPLSHYFVYTSHNSYLTGNQISSDCSDVPIIKALEKGVRVIELDMWPNSTKDNVDIYHGRTLTTPVDLIKCLSSIRKHAFVASEFPVILTLEDHLTPDLQAKVAEMVTRTFGDVLFSSGSECSSEFPSPESLKRKIIISTKPPKEYLETKSIKERDDHSRKAKNLSEEEAWGKEVSDIADHLKIRNENEPDDGEFQDEEDAHEDIQELQQNAAPKYKNLIAIHARKRKGGIKDWLKIDPNNVTRISLSEEKFEKAVLSHGGDIVRFTQRNLLRIFPKAMRLDSSNYNPLIGWTHGAQMVALNMQGYGRYLWLMQGLFRANGGCGYVKKPDILLQIGPHNEVFDPKRALPVKKTLKVKVYMGDGWNLDFHHTHFDMYSPPDFYVKVGIAGVSDDSAVKKTKIVEDNWVPTWEEEFEFQLRVPELALLRIEVHEYDMSEKDDFGGQTCLPVSELREGIRGVPLYNQKGEKYKSVKLLMRFDFL comes from the exons ATGTCAAAGCAAGCTTACAAGGTATGTTGCTGCTTCCGAAGGAGATTCAAGTTCAGAGAAGCTGAAGCGCCTGATGAGATCAAAGCTTTGTTTGGGAGGTACTCAGAAAATGGTCTGATGACGGTTGATCACCTGCACAAGTTCTTGAAGGAGGTCCAGGGTGAAGAGACGGTCACCATGGAAGAAGCAGAATCTGCAATGGAATCCATCATCAAAGACCTCAAACATCTCCACGTCTTCCACCGCAAAGTTCTCAACCTGGAAGCCTTCTTTCGGTACCTCTTCGGTGATGCTAATTACCCTCTCATCTCCTCCAATAAG GTGCACCATGACATGACTGCTCCGCTGTCGCATTATTTCGTGTATACGAGTCACAATTCCTACCTGACGGGAAACCAAATCAGTAGCGATTGCAGTGATGTCCCGATTATAAAAGCACTGGAGAAAGGCGTAAGAGTTATTGAGTTAGATATGTGGCCGAATTCCACTAAAGACAATGTGGATATCTATCATGGGAG GACGCTAACAACACCAGTGGATCTTATCAAGTGTTTAAGTTCGATAAGGAAGCATGCTTTTGTTGCGTCTGAGTTTCCAGTAATTTTAACTCTAGAGGACCATCTCACTCCAGATCTTCAAGCTAAAGTAGCAGAG ATGGTCACCCGCACATTTGGAGATGTACTCTTCTCCTCGGGGTCCGAGTGCTCCTCGGAATTCCCCTCTCCAGAGTCCCTGAAGAGAAAAATTATCATTTCAACGAAGCCCCCAAAGGAGTATCTTGAAACTAAGAGCATAAAGGAGAGAGATGATCACTCTCGCAAGGCAAAAAATTTGTCAGAAGAAGAAGCCTGGGGAAAGGAAGTCTCAGATATTGCAGATCACTTAAAAATCCGCAATGAG AACGAACCAGATGATGGAGAATTTCAAGATGAGGAAGATGCTCATGAAGATATTCAAGAGCTCCAGCAAAATGCAGCACCAAAGTACAAGAATCTAATTGCAATCCATGCACGAAAGAGAAAAGGTGGGATCAAAGACTGGCTGAAGATAGATCCTAACAATGTTACACGTATCAGCTTGAGTgaagaaaagtttgaaaaagCCGTATTATCTCATGGAGGAGATATTGTCAG GTTCACTCAGAGAAACTTGCTGAGAATATTTCCAAAAGCTATGCGGCTTGACTCCTCAAATTACAATCCCCTAATCGGTTGGACACATGGAGCTCAAATGGTCGCACTCAATATGCAG GGATATGGCAGGTACCTTTGGCTGATGCAAGGATTGTTCAGAGCAAATGGTGGGTGTGGCTATGTGAAAAAACCAGATATTCTACTGCAGATTGGTCCGCACAATGAGGTATTTGATCCTAAAAGGGCTTTGCCTGTGAAGAAGACTTTAAAG GTTAAAGTTTATATGGGTGATGGATGGAATTTGGACTTCCATCACACACATTTCGACATGTATTCTCCGCCTGACTTTTATGTGAAG GTTGGAATTGCTGGAGTTTCTGATGATTCAGCTGTTAAGAAGACCAAGATAGTGGAAGACAACTGGGTTCCGACATGGGAAGAAGAGTTTGAGTTCCAGTTGAGGGTTCCAGAACTTGCATTGCTCCGGATTGAAGTTCACGAGTATGATATGTCAGAGAAGGATGATTTTGGAGGCCAAACCTGTCTTCCTGTTTCAGAGTTGAGAGAAGGAATCCGTGGTGTACCTCTTTACAATCAGAAGGGAGAAAAATACAAATCCGTGAAATTGCTCATGCGCTTTGATTTTCTGTGA